The Culex pipiens pallens isolate TS chromosome 2, TS_CPP_V2, whole genome shotgun sequence DNA window GGTGTGGTAAAACAAGGCTCAAACACAcattaattgttaaaaaaaatatttcacttgATATGACAACCATAGCTTATAGTCAAAGCAAtgattttgactaaaaatatGCCCTTGAAACCCACTTACATATaaataagaattaaaataatGATCGAACACTTGTTCATCGGTTTTCCCCACTTGAGGGGTTTGGCTCTTACgacgttttgaaaactaacccgagagtttatgttatcacaacaaaatttgctattaggttttacaccgtgacgtcatttgacagctcgcgtgcactgtttacatagtCTTAATCGTGTTCGGTTCAAGAGTGTTTAAGTTCttcaaaatttggtaaaatgccTCGAAAATGTTTTGTGGATAACTGTGATCGGAGTCAATCGAGCGGAAAATTTACCTTCCACGCAGTTCCCGGGAAAACCGTGGATAACCATACGAACAATTTGAGCCTCAAACGACGAAAACTGTGGCTTGATgctttgaagaaaaaagacgatttcaaagttaaaaaaattgtttgtggCAGGCACTTCGTCGGTGGTAAGatgatatttttgattaaatactAATCAGATTAtagattttcatatatttgtagGAAAACCTTCTGCACTTTTGGACGTGGATAATGTAGACTGGGTTCCGACGATCGATTTAGAATTGACGCGCAAGGATGAACTTCCCGATGATGATTCTTCCGACAGCTTGGACGAGCCTGTTCGCGCCTCCAACGGTTCGACTGCCAGGCTGCAACCGGATGGTTCTGTTGCACGAACAACCGGTCACCGGCCTTCAACAAACGGAGCGGTTAATTCAACTCACGACCGTTCACGGTCCATAAGCGAACACTCCGACATGTCCTCCAAGGCTGGTTCCGAAGACATGGAGTGCGGAGCCGATAATTCGACCCACGGCCGGTCGCGGTCCAACAGCGAACACTCCGACATGTCCTCCAAGGCTGGTTCCGAAGACATGGATACTGGAACCGATCATTCGTCCCACAGCCGTTCACGGTCGATCAGCGAACGCTCCGACATGTCTACAAGGGCCGGATCCGGAAACATGGAGTGCGGAGCCGATAATTCGACCCACGGCCGGTCGCGGTCCAACAGCGAACACTCCGACATGTCCTCCAAGGCTGGTTCCGAAGACATGGATACTGGAACCGATCATTCGTCCCACAGCCGTTCACGGTCGATCAGCGAACGCTCCGACATGTCTACAAGGGCCGGATCCGGAAACATGGAGTGCGGAGCCGATAATTCGACCCACGGCCGGTCGCGGTCCAACAGCGAACACTCCGACATGTCCTCCAAGGCTGGTTCCGAAGACATGGATACTGGAACCGATCATTCGTCCCACAGCCGTTCACGGTCGATCAGCGAACGCTCCGACATGTCTTCAAGGGCCGGATCAGGAAACATGGAGTACGGAGCCGATAATTCAACCCACGGCCGGTCGCGGTCCAACAGCGAACACTCCGACATGTCCTCCAAGGCCGGTTCCGAAGACATGGATACTGCAACCGATCATTCGTCCCACAGCCGTTCACGGTCGATCAGCGAACGCTCTGACTTTTCCTCCAGGGCCGGTTCTGATCACAATTATTCCTCTAGCGATGATATGGATTCTGATGACATCAGGGCTGATTTGAATATGGATCGTTCTGATTTGCCAGAAAATTTCACCTCGTTACCTACAGACCAGCAACAGTCAAACCCATCTATATTGGCATCCAAACATCAAGAAGATGAGGCTGTTGCATCATCTTCGCGTAAGGGAAATTGCAACGTACAGGAGGGAGGTTTGCTACTTAATGTTttgctatttatttatttttgcacagattttaattttaattttaggtgtCTGCTATCCCGCAAAAACTTTCCAGCAGTACTATGATGAAATTATTCGCttgcaaacaaaaaacgatgagtTGGAGGCTGAGGTCCAAAAGTGTAGAAGAGGTCTGAAATTTGTCGAAGACGACCGAAAATGTTTATTCTATACCGGGATCAGCAGTTATGAAaccttttttaaactatttaaatttttagaacctAGTCTAGATCAGCCTGTCTGTAATTTGTCAAAAGACCAGCTACTTGTTTTAACCCTAACGAGATTACGATTGAACACATCGCTCTCATCATTGGCCTATGACTACAACTCTAGCTtaacaacaatttcaaaatatttccacAGAACCCTCTATCAAATCCACGAAAGCCTCAAGTGGGCAAATCTTCCCACAAAACCTGAAATTGCTATTCGACATTTGCCACAAAATTTTCAGTCCAAGTTTGGAAACAAACGAATATTTATTGTTGActgctttgaaattttttgccaGAATCCCTCTGATTTAAAAGCGGCAACTTCTCTTTATAGCAATTATAAAAAACACGAGACGGTTAAATATATGATTGCGATCCATCCAGATGGTAACATTGCTTTCATTAGCTCAGGTTACAACGGTAGGATTTCAGAtaaggaaattttcaaaaaaagcggTATTTTAGATCATATTGTAGAAGACGATATTATTTTAGCTGATAAGGGTTTTGAAATCGCCGATTTGGTTGCCGAAAAAAAGGCTGTCCTAAATATTCCTAATTTTCTACGAAAAAAGACACAATTTTCGTTAAAAGAACTAGACGAGAATAAACAAGTCACCCAATATAGGATTCACGTAGAGAGGGCAATAGGAGTAATTCGCGAAAAGTTTTCGATTTTATCAGGTCCCATATCTGTTAACACAATGGCAAGATTTCAAAACGGATTAACTGCTGTTGACTTAATTGTTAAAGTGTCATGCATTTTGTATTCGTTAAATAAAAAGATCATAACTTAATGTAACAAttacaactttatttttattagggtaaatctttaggggagagtggggagacttgatccccttttttgtatcgcacataactctgtcaatttctcacaaaactatgatctttttgcatgaattgaaagcttaaacattcaactatgtttggctgataagggtatttcatcagataaactcttcgaatcatgccaagcgttttaaaaaaatattttaaatcggcattttcaaaatgttgggggtaatttgatccccctttcaacattttgaagaaatcttaaggaaaatgttttttattcatctaaacttttaattttctataagttacagcaatttcacattaaacctgtacgtttgtgttcaaaatataacaagtttagcatgcaaaatatttaaaaactaaaaattttctttttttgaccaaaattgagcatgtttacaaaagctggtaatttttgtttacaaaacttttgaaaaatggttcaaactgcagtaagttatgtacaactatactaaaggaaactatgtatgaaaacccagcccaattatttaatcttgaggctgattccagtgactttaaaaatgcagggatcaagtctccctaaacgcacttttttaaacaattgattgtaaaaatagtatgacgataaatttaacgtcaaatacgtaagggttttggagttgatatgtttatcaaacaattcatgtataaacaatatttttttgaataatttttgagtgttttctatacttatcaaaacaaagaaaaaagatctcttggatgttttttggagcactttttagaaaaatgtgtgtaactcaatctaaacattttttaatttttttctttgttttctacagtgagttttagtcaatttcgcacaactttctagaacaaagctaatttttttacccacatgctgacgagatacaggcttgggatcaagtgtccccggggatcaagtctccccactctcccctacttacATAAATGAATTGGAAAATAAGCAGTTTTTTGCGTTTTGCTTTACAgcacttgttcggtaactgggctgagaacgtagccgaATGCTGTCGTtcactgggctgaacaaaaaatgccGAGGGGACCACCAATGTattatattttcttaataaaatattaaaatataatttactgagaaacctctttttacgcgatgcgttacgCTTTACTAATTTGtagatttctctggaacgacgaaccatttttgcaaaattttaaaagcattttgtagattttgttcaGCCGGGTCCGGTTTTTGCGATCATTGACCCCTCGttcattttgatttgtttttattttttgacatttgaagagtgggaattctcgggaaatcgaccatttttggacctctcggttcccggaaaattcggtcgagacttccggaaaatttcaaacttataaATACTGaagcaaaattatttgaaaaattctgaatTATTTGGAAtattggatgttcaatgttcgatgttcatgtttgaataaacattcagaaactgtaaattttaactttttaaatattccaataactataattgagagaagccaaaaaaatcatCCAGAAATGAAAGCTAAtgttttttcattattatttaaGAGGGAAATGATTTTTTGGGCTATTTCTTAacctaatgttaacatgttaaggataacgttaacattccataggtcgccttcgcTAAGGTGACGTAATAAAGTCCAGCTTGtgatgatacactaccttctctttactaagtaatcgaatccagaagggagtagatcaccagttgtgttggtccgagccgggatttgaaacccctatctaccgcttacgaggcggaagcgttaccacaaGGCTACGTGGTTCGGTCCTttcctctttaaaaaaaacaccagaattgccagcaaatacaaaaaaaaataaacactgaATCCTCGACGGTTCAAAAAGGCCACGTGATTCATGCACGATCCCTAAAGGAAAAAGTGGAAAAGATAAAATGTGTacatttatttccaaaattgCTGCTGTCCCTATTTAAACTGTAGTCCCAATCCACCCCAGTTGacatgtttttgtaaaaaaaaatctgttcattTGTCTAAGAACATGCTGGACACAAAGAGTATGTTTGATTGTCTATGTCATTTTGTCTGCTGTCATGTTGACAGTTCTAAACAGTTTGAAGAGTACGtttgcaaattttatatttccTAAAGACTTTCTCATAAATAACTAAAATGAGTAGTTTAAATAAACTCTCAACATACGCAAATGGCTTAAAAGATTCTGAACTTGCACGCTACGTCGATAAGATTAAAATTATTAACTCGGTCGATCCATTTGAcgcaaaattaaatgaaaaagacTACCCAACATGCGTAACGGTTGGTCATGTTACGCATTATTTGATGACTCACGTTGTTCCTGGagcacattatttaaaaaactccAAAAGCATCGAAGCgttcaaaaagtttcaatctgGGTTTATTCATAGTGTAAATGGTGGAATATTTAATGATCACTTCGTCATTCGAGGAAAGGTttgtattttaacaaaatctaaatttgaCAACGAAATAGTGAGGCTTTACTGTACAGTAAATGCTACAGAAAACTCACTTAAAACTTGTGTTTCAAAGTACTGAAAAAAGGGTTTGATAAAcagacatgttttttttctgtttaaatgatcaaattttaaattattctttTTCAGGTTTACCGCTCCATGAAGTTACGGGAATCGCCTCACAACGCATGGATTATTGCCCAAAAAGATGGATGCATAAATTGCGCGCATTGTACATGCGTTACGGGCGTAAGCGAAACTTGCTCGCATGTCAGCACATTATTGTTTGCgttgacaaatttaaatttcatgtcgACAACCCATAAGGTATAAAACGTAAattaaaacttatatttttgttaCCATTTTCTTTAGCTTTCCGTTACAGAACTTCCGTCCGTGTGGTCAAGACCAGCGAAAAAGATCAAAGATGACCTTAATAATTCAATCGGTGATTTAGACTTTGGATTTAAAATCACTCGATTGGACGATCTCAATCAACCACGCGGCCAAGCGGACTTCATGCAGTTTGTTTCGTCGCTGAAAAGTGATTCAGACGAATCTGTTCTGGTAAAAAAGTATTGCTGCGAGGACTTAATGTGTACTGATTGCCAAAACACACAAATTCCTTCTGATATAATGTTCAACCCTAATTTGCTGCTGTCGAGACAGTACCGTGCGGAGCTGGAAGTAGAGACAgatgagaaaattttcttagaAGCAGGAAAGATACAGCTTTCCGTATCGCAGCATGAGATCGATCAAGTGGAGCGTTTAACACGACTTCAAAGTCAGTGTGATCTGTGGAGATGGATTCGTTTAGGACGAATAACAGCTTCGATTCTACGACAGTGCATACATGCGTCGCCTACGATTGTACCAAGTAAAATGTcccttttaaacaaaatctgcCACCCGTACCGCCAAAACGCAGGATCAGAAGCAATCAGATATGGGAGAAACAATGAACCTAAGGCGAAGAAGAAGTTTGCCACCCACCTGGAGGATCACCGAAATATTCGTTTGCATGAGTGTGGCATATTCATTGATAAAAAATTACCGTTTCTTGCTGCCTCTCCCGATATCATCATGGAGTGCGACTGTTGCGGTCGATCGACGGTGGAAATAAAATGCCCCTTCAGGTTATCAAAACGAAGTGAACTGTCAAAGGTTCAATCTTTAAGGGATTTGAATTATCTTGTTTTTGACGGACAAAGTTTTCAACTAAACCCGGATCATGAATATTTCTTGCAAGTTCTTGCGCAGATACACATTTGCGATGTAAGTCAAGGTTTTTTCTATGTCTGGTCGAAAAACGAGCAAATTTGTATTAAACTAGAAAGAAATGAAACCATGTGGCAGGAGGCGTGCAAAAAGGCgacaacatatttttataacattGTTTGTCCTGAACTTCTTGTGAATTATTATAgcaacaaaaataatgtaactGTGTAATTCTTCCCACAATTCGCTGTAatctttcaaataaattaacCTCTAATAAcatataaaacatttaaacgATCTTTTTTTCATACACTATCAAAAACATAATCGCAAAGTAACTTAGCCTtagtttgaaagttgaaaaacaACTGTTTACTTGAACTTGCGAACCGGCTTGAAATTTTCCCGTCCATAACGTTGATTGCTTCCGAAACCGGCAGTTAAATCATAGTCTTTCCAGCGTTGGACAGAGACTAGCTAAAGGTTAAACCGTTTCCtataatttgttttcaaaagacTCTTAATCTTATAAACAAATACACAACCCATGTTCATACCGGCTAAGCAAGACCAAGAAACATTGTCGgtccatttgaaaaaataaataaaataacttgCTAACACCGAAAAgaacctaaaaaaataattttatgaaaaaaaatctatcactTCCGactaagtccatgtaaacagtgcacgcgAGCTGTCAAACAGAAAAACGAGATTGAGGTTAGCCGcgacggcgtaaaacctaattaggttttacgccgactcgatttggaggttagaaaggagtgcactgtttacatggacttagcacagttcgatgcgatcgtcgattttgttcgggaaaattcgtcgacaatcgacgaagaccatgtaaacagtgcacacgagctgtcaaatgacgtcacggtgtaaaacctaatagagatctccacggtttctctcacgcacaccatgattctgtgttagtatttgtattCTAAGTATTAATTTGGTtttgatcgattgtgattggatgaattccaagcagctgattttgaTTATACTATTTTTAAGCAGACATAGACAAATCGAGTAGCCAAACTCGCCTGTGAAAATCAGCTGTTGTCCACGTGCTgtggtataacaaaggacacagctgatttGACAGACGAAttattctactcgatttgcctacaCTCTCGCGCGTAGATATCtctattggttgaaagccaaaacaactttggaataacattttttgttatgggagaatatctccaactgttattgggatgatcggattagttgttaaaataacaaaaaataataacaaagatttgttcaaagaataactaaaaatgttataagtttgttattacaataacaatccaataacaaaaaattcataacgacgaataacaaatcttgttataaataacataaaatgttattggcctagtattttcatatataaaaaaatgttattcccaagttatttccgtctgctcgggatgactTAACAGCTTAACAACGACTAactccccatccgatggaaagtgagttgaaagattaaaaaaaagctagAGTAACCATTGTTTCTGTACATCTTTACATTTTTAACgaaaaacttcgtcttagggATCTTTACtgaaatacaaaatttcacgaTGCGGAATAAAATGCTTAAAGACGAAACACCCTTTTCCATCTCTGGACGTgctattcaaaaatctttttttccccTTCTCTCTGGTTCTTCGTCATGGTGGTTATTCTTGTAGCATTAACACttcaacttttttggaaaataaatatggattttatagaaaacctggatttttgggtttcaaaagatcggaaattctATGCTCTTTCCGATGACATATAGGATGACTTTTGAATCGTGGatcggttcggatgccggtggATTTTCCGACAACgaaattccgggttggtacgaaattccaacgaaaaatcagttctatcgatacaaaaacCTCTAAAACGGTATTAtatccactccaaaatgtttatttggcAACTCTACGGTAATATATTGacttttagataaattaaaagtttgcaaaattcagTTTAGattagttttatatagaatttacagagttatataaacttttatactaagtagttagtaaactttatattcaatccaaattatttttttaatcggaGGGGCCTCGACTGTTTGCCCAGTTCGGTCGGTATGTTTTGTTCGCGATTTTAGATTTGATTTTTCCGGTGCAATATTATAATTGGCGCCGTCAAAAATGTCTCATTCAGTGCGTGTGAATGATTGTAGTGCGagaatggtgaagttttggaaaatttccgTGGAATTAGTgtgttttttgaggaaataaatTTGTATTTCCGAGTGATTCCAAGATGGAAGCTTTCATAAGCAGGGCCGTGGATGCCATGTGTTAGTGTATTGGTAGGATAAGGTTACAGAACGGAAAAGAAAAGGCCTTGCGACAGCTTTGCGTCTCTTTCGTGGTTGTGCAGCGCGGAGTTGTGTGTTGGAGCGAGACGGGAAGTGCGATGACTCGGACGGCTGGCATTGAGCTTTGTTCGTGTGCGTGCCGTCACGCTCCTGATGATGAGAGCGAGAACGGTCGATGTCATCATCCTGATCTGTGCGAGGCGTTGATGATGGCCAGGAGAGAGTGTTGCTGAGAGTGATGCGAGAGTCTACAGTTTGGCAGCAACTTTGGTGAGCCCGTTTTGATTTGAGTTGTattgttgatttgattttggttgGCCGCGGTGGGTTTTCCTTTAGTAATTTgttggcgtcgaactgtcaCAAATTAATCGCGGTAGATCGCGGTGGAtatttttctaccacagttttttttgtgtgtaatcaatgtggtagatgctttggtggatttttgacggtTCCAATTATTTCAGGAAGGTCCACCGCGGTTGGCCGGAATCGGATTAACATTACAACTTTGGTGTTTTTCTGTCTGATTAGATAACGTGATGAGGAAGGGATGAATGAAGGTTGAGCGTGTGCGGGTGTAtgaatgtgtgtttgtgtattttatttttttttgtgtgattggctgagtgaatgaatgaatgaaagagTATGTACATTACTAATGATATATTTGGTTTCAGGGCAAGCTTACTGCTGATATAAGAACAAACGGGTAGCGTTTCTCGGTGGTCGTgagatcgttttttttttttttaatgtttataaataaagaaatttagTCCGATTAGCAACGCGTCGCGTCAGTTTTGTGTTGCGCGTTCGTCGCCGTGTTTGATAAATGATACAGCCGTTTTTCCTTGTATTATTTCTGCGATTCGAAAGTATGTGTTTTGTTGGTTCACTATACGCTTGCGAggtataaaatttgaaaagacgTTTTCCGTAAAACGCATGAAAAAAACTCTCAGCATTATAGCTCGGAAAGCACGATAACGAGTATTTCTCCTACGCGGTTGTTAAGCCCTTCTTGTAGCTTCGTAACTCATCAGTTATCGGTCGCTAATCTTATAATTATTCAAAAGTTGAAATCGTCTATGATCCACTCGAATTAATTTACGTAGAGTTTAATATTTTACTTGttagttatattttttgtggttttatctttccacagccggctgtctaagataatCCATCTAAACGTaaataaatcacaaataaacgggaatagtctcaacagcagcatccgattgctagCCTTGGGAATAATACATCAACCCATTAAACAAAACTTATCGATTATTTTGGTCatatcatcatcttctatgatgaatcctgaccattacccttccctactaacaaaatcccaagtagaagtagttttccggcacacgcgggggtgtggatatcgtatagaacccacccttagtagcagcctgtgctaactaacattcccgtcccgttccctcgagatctacaaactgacatggcgggcgccgttggtggccaatgactgttacctatctacagcagctctagttttgatgatcttgatgttttgtcttttcagcgcattcatgcatgctgttgataagggaaacatcactagatcgttgaagcgtatgatcgctagtgctgatgggatattacggtcctgttcagcaacggagaaggacaaccatgggtggtctctcatgctcatgctcatgctcaatccaaattatttttttaatcagtcaaggatgcctatttggagttgaaaGACTGGATTGATGGTGATAAGTCAACAAATAACTGCATTTATGTAAacttttcgaaaggtgtaccattttttgcactttttttgatttttgtaatagttttTGCTATATAACTTTGTATAGAAATCCTcggcagtgtgtttttcgttttttctttcgcgtgcgtgtgaaggtgcggctggctttggctgtcccgatgacagctagccagttcgatttgcgaacCTTTTCGTCGGGTCGCAAATTTTTCCGCGTccgtcgtcggtgtgcaacaataacaaaaccctatcataccatttcagctcgataaacattgtaactcgtcgttcgcaacgttaatcagtacctcactaaacatcaatcatttaaaactcgtacaatcatctcaagttaaaaattgcACTGTTCAATCCTTCattcattaatttcaaatgattttggttctatctttccacagccagctgtctaagactaaaccatttcatctaaaatttaacaacagataaacgggaaatgtctcatccgcagcatccgattgcttgccttgagaataatacataatacctttcaacaaacattttgattttgggtcgcatcatcatcttctgtggtgaatcctgaccaaataccctaccctactaacaaattttcaggttcctggcgctcgtggggtgtattagcacagagtaaatcagctgccctagtagcaacctgcgctaactaacattcccgtcccttaaaatcgagatctacaaactgacatggcgggcgccgctggtggccaatgactgttacctattcgcaactgatctagttttggcaatcatggtgttttatcttttcagcgcattcatacatgctgttgataagggaaacaccactagatcgtcgaagcctataatcagtagtgctgaaaggatattatggttctgttcagcaacggaggggcaaccatgggtgatctctcatgctcatgctcatgctcatgctataACTTTGTATAGAAATCCTCCTTTCATGGGctatttgtagcaaaatgttcggcatgaaatttgaacaaaacgtagtactaggtttatatCAAACtgtaaattgtttacatgtttcatcacaaaatgtgca harbors:
- the LOC120416785 gene encoding uncharacterized protein LOC120416785 encodes the protein MPRKCFVDNCDRSQSSGKFTFHAVPGKTVDNHTNNLSLKRRKLWLDALKKKDDFKVKKIVCGRHFVGGKPSALLDVDNVDWVPTIDLELTRKDELPDDDSSDSLDEPVRASNGSTARLQPDGSVARTTGHRPSTNGAVNSTHDRSRSISEHSDMSSKAGSEDMECGADNSTHGRSRSNSEHSDMSSKAGSEDMDTGTDHSSHSRSRSISERSDMSTRAGSGNMECGADNSTHGRSRSNSEHSDMSSKAGSEDMDTGTDHSSHSRSRSISERSDMSTRAGSGNMECGADNSTHGRSRSNSEHSDMSSKAGSEDMDTGTDHSSHSRSRSISERSDMSSRAGSGNMEYGADNSTHGRSRSNSEHSDMSSKAGSEDMDTATDHSSHSRSRSISERSDFSSRAGSDHNYSSSDDMDSDDIRADLNMDRSDLPENFTSLPTDQQQSNPSILASKHQEDEAVASSSRKGNCNVQEGGLLLNVLLFIYFCTDFNFNFRCLLSRKNFPAVL